One Festucalex cinctus isolate MCC-2025b chromosome 1, RoL_Fcin_1.0, whole genome shotgun sequence genomic region harbors:
- the LOC144029989 gene encoding uncharacterized protein LOC144029989 isoform X2, translating into MEEPAVQQEKLDGSWDGGHDGGKANWKNERSLSSLLKHSCLLCWSSPRETDVVETDERVLSKSSEIRELENAVTVENLELQEQQSDRKELEETLVKLEKHKERLVQQIKATRQLCYEESQQILSLQAEEVKRESQVEEYERELARARWRLRKLKEEVKQAKRKMEEAGERNCPLQDSIRQSYEEILQEEHTLCSVSGGAVTPESQLDGSTSPADTTEDEPLPMRPWGRSQSLPAYADLIMVANSAPFCNNLADTREEVDDSSSSSPKMDRSNLEDDPEEGDVSEEQGGVKEQSILNKLDFYQADPFAHCHIGHDLFDEDLFPKTDSSDGFTSDPFKGSDPFAADILFPEANAGCDEGPVIICDEADTSLSCAENKASTGTQCFESEFPDEDSDIEISYSQEDLETIPGADDDHGFKPIQSSSEELGPQPIRGWRSQGQYSVESDPNGYELDLGAVSPPSDIEEHSLGSLAGEFTKEATAKAEEANTVPELGDQALLVPDRTGRKDNAQSLDDDPGDVTDWMSNIKEEPGNPSTPQNSEDSHKLHTESQQTNLNFDCELTGQSSFDPYGFKLSPEHSSLTLLDPDEAELSPVPSDQDLAFDPEHSSSQPDPLSFYSYAYEIPSSQMVQDSDPYGFKLSLEKENQEVPEPCCEDNMENVALGRFDRKDKEEPFNYSNQEVLQLLPHENQEVLDPCSNDNQEPLDVFQSRNQEELELSPVVNNENVKFVSEENQEFTNLCSPENQEVVEHYYFVSDKEVEQCENDNQEVLEFCSHGHLEQLDLSYPENQEVLDLDSYGNQEVVENREVLVLDSHVTQGIPNSGNNKFEELLDLDGHNNQEVLDLVKDEVHAETNNNQRILKPERNISPTNNSSDSDVASEELLGFEPSNISVGDALMGGNITSTNQTNDPTRHNMLEGDLGSVFRAGGYIGCPDVADDLEPMYHRQSNTVAEPVQPIRPVRPPRPSLRAKEKAESPTRGIDLK; encoded by the exons ATGGAGGAGCCAGCAGTGCAGCAGGAGAAATTAGACGGCTCATGGGATGGAGGGCATGATGGAGGGAAGGCTAATTGGAAGAATGAACGCTCCCTTTCCTCGCTGCTTAAACACTCTTGTCTTCTCTGCTGGTCGTCTCCCAGGGAAACCGACGTCGTGGAAACGGATGAGAGAGTGCTCAGCAAGTCATCCGAGATCAGA GAGCTTGAGAATGCGGTCACGGTGGAAAATCTGGAGCTGCAGGAGCAGCAGTCAGATCGCAAAGAGCTAGAGGAGACGCTGGTCAAATTAGAGAAACACAAAGAGAGACTTGTTCAGCAAATAAAAGCCACCAGACAGCTCTGCTATGAAGAGAGTCAGCAG ATCCTGTCCCTGCAGGCTGAGGAGGTTAAGAGGGAGAGCCAGGTTGAGGAGTACGAGCGAGAGCTTGCCAGAGCCCGATGGAGACTGAGGAAACTCAAAGAGGAGGTGAAACAGGCTAAGAGGAAGATGGAGGAGGCTGGAGAGAGGAACTGTCCTCTCCAGGACTCCATTAGACAGTCCTATGAAGAAATCTTGCAG GAAGAGCACACACTTTGTTCTGTGTCAGGTGGTGCCGTCACTCCAGAGAGCCAATTAGATGGCTCAACATCTCCTGCAGACACCACTGAAGATGAACCGCTGCCAATGAGACCTTGGGGGAGGAGCCAGTCGCTGCCCGCGTATGCTGACCTCATAATG GTAGCCAACAGCGCACCCTTCTGTAATAATTTGGCAGATACCAGAGAAGAGGTCGATGACAGTAGCAGCAGCTCACCAAAG ATGGACAGATCGAACCTGGAAGATGATCCAGAGGAGGGTGACGTCAGTGAAGAACAAGGGGGAGTAAAGGAACAGTCCATTCTAAACAAACTGGACTTCTATCAAGCTGACCCTTTTGCACATTGCCACATAGGAC ATGACCTATTTGATGAAGACCTATTTCCAAAAACAGATTCATCAG ATGGATTTACATCAGATCCTTTCAAAGGCAGCGACCCATTTGCAGCGGACATTTTGTTTCCAGAGGCAAACGCTGGTTGCGATGAAGGGCCAGTCATTATCTGCGATGAGGCCGACACGAGTCTATCCTGTGCTGAAAATAAAGCTTCAACGGGGACGCAGTGTTTTGAGTCGGAGTTTCCGGATGAAGATAGCGACATTGAGATCAGCTATAGTCAAGAGGATCTTGAAACTATCCCTGGGGCAGATGATGACCATGGATTTAAGCCAATCCAGAGTTCTTCTGAGGAGCTGGGCCCACAGCCCATTCGAGGCTGGCGTTCGCAGGGTCAGTATTCCGTAGAATCGGATCCCAATGGCTATGAACTGGACCTTGGCGCAGTCTCCCCACCCTCAGACATAGAAGAGCACAGTCTTGGATCTCTAGCTGGAGAATTTACCAAGGAGGCCACGGCAAAGGCGGAGGAAG CTAACACTGTCCCTGAGCTTGGCGATCAAGCATTGTTGGTGCCGGACAGAACAGGCAGGAAAGACAACGCTCAGTCTCTTGATGATGATCCGGGAGACGTAACAGATTGGATGAGCAACATCAAAGAGGAACCGGGAAACCCTTCTACTCCTCAAAACTCTGAAGACTCTCATAAACTTCACACTGAGTCACAACAGACCAACCTGAACTTTGACTGTGAATTAACAGGTCAGTCTTCCTTTGATCCATATGGCTTCAAGCTCAGTCCCGAACATTCGAGTCTCACCCTCTTAGACCCTGATGAAGCTGAGCTGAGCCCGGTACCCAGTGATCAAGATCTGGCTTTTGACCCAGAACACTCGTCTTCTCAACCAGACCCACTGAGCTTTTATTCCTACGCGTACGAAATCCCCTCTTCCCAGATGGTGCAGGACTCGGATCCCTATGGCTTTAAGCTCAGCCTTGAAAAAGAGAATCAGGAGGTCCCAGAACCGTGTTGTGAGGATAACATGGAAAACGTGGCCCTCGGTAGATTTGACAGGAAGGACAAAGAAGAACCCTTTAACTATAGCAATCAAGAAGTACTGCAACTTCTTCCCCATGAAAACCAAGAAGTGCTTGATCCTTGTAGCAACGATAACCAAGAACCGTTGGATGTCTTTCAAAGCAGAAACCAAGAAGAGCTGGAATTATCGCCTGTGGTCAACAATGAAAATGTCAAGTTCGTAAGCGAAGAAAATCAAGAATTCACAAATCTCTGCAGTCCGGAAAACCAAGAAGTGGTTGAACACTATTACTTTGTAAGTGACAAAGAAGTTGAACAGTGTGAAAACGATAACCAAGAAGTGCTGGAATTTTGTAGCCATGGTCATCTAGAACAACTTGATTTATCCTATCCAGAGAATCAGGAAGTGTTGGATTTAGACAGCTATGGCAATCAGGAAGTAGTTGAAAATCGGGAAGTGCTAGTTTTAGATAGTCATGTAACCCAGGGAATACCCAATTCCGGTAACAATAAATTTGAGGAATTACTGGATTTGGATGGCCACAATAACCAGGAAGTGCTGGACTTAGTCAAAGATGAGGTTCACGCTGAAACCAACAACAATCAGCGCATCCTCAAACCAGAGCGGAACATCAGTCCCACCAATAACAGCTCAGACAGTGATGTGGCATCAGAAGAACTGCTCGGATTTGAACCCAGTAATATCAGCGTTGGAGATGCCCTCATGGGCGGCAACATCACATCTACCAACCAGACCAATGATCCTACTCGTCACAACATGCTGGAGGGGGATCTTGGTTCTGTGTTTAGGGCTGGTGGATACATTGGCTGTCCTGATGTAGCTGATGATCTAGAACCAATGTACCATAGACAGAGTAACACTGTAGCAGAGCCAGTGCAGCCAATCAGACCAGTCAGACCTCCCCGGCCTTCACTCAGG gcaAAGGAGAAAGCTGAGTCACCAACTCGGGGAATCGACCTGAAATGA
- the LOC144029989 gene encoding uncharacterized protein LOC144029989 isoform X3 — MEEPAVQQEKLDGSWDGGHDGGKANWKNERSLSSLLKHSCLLCWSSPRETDVVETDERVLSKSSEIRVRRPQHLALELENAVTVENLELQEQQSDRKELEETLVKLEKHKERLVQQIKATRQLCYEESQQILSLQAEEVKRESQVEEYERELARARWRLRKLKEEVKQAKRKMEEAGERNCPLQDSIRQSYEEILQEEHTLCSVSGGAVTPESQLDGSTSPADTTEDEPLPMRPWGRSQSLPAYADLIMVANSAPFCNNLADTREEVDDSSSSSPKMDRSNLEDDPEEGDVSEEQGGVKEQSILNKLDFYQADPFAHCHIGHDLFDEDLFPKTDSSDGFTSDPFKGSDPFAADILFPEANAGCDEGPVIICDEADTSLSCAENKASTGTQCFESEFPDEDSDIEISYSQEDLETIPGADDDHGFKPIQSSSEELGPQPIRGWRSQGQYSVESDPNGYELDLGAVSPPSDIEEHSLGSLAGEFTKEATAKAEEANTVPELGDQALLVPDRTGRKDNAQSLDDDPGDVTDWMSNIKEEPGNPSTPQNSEDSHKLHTESQQTNLNFDCELTDPDEAELSPVPSDQDLAFDPEHSSSQPDPLSFYSYAYEIPSSQMVQDSDPYGFKLSLEKENQEVPEPCCEDNMENVALGRFDRKDKEEPFNYSNQEVLQLLPHENQEVLDPCSNDNQEPLDVFQSRNQEELELSPVVNNENVKFVSEENQEFTNLCSPENQEVVEHYYFVSDKEVEQCENDNQEVLEFCSHGHLEQLDLSYPENQEVLDLDSYGNQEVVENREVLVLDSHVTQGIPNSGNNKFEELLDLDGHNNQEVLDLVKDEVHAETNNNQRILKPERNISPTNNSSDSDVASEELLGFEPSNISVGDALMGGNITSTNQTNDPTRHNMLEGDLGSVFRAGGYIGCPDVADDLEPMYHRQSNTVAEPVQPIRPVRPPRPSLRAKEKAESPTRGIDLK; from the exons ATGGAGGAGCCAGCAGTGCAGCAGGAGAAATTAGACGGCTCATGGGATGGAGGGCATGATGGAGGGAAGGCTAATTGGAAGAATGAACGCTCCCTTTCCTCGCTGCTTAAACACTCTTGTCTTCTCTGCTGGTCGTCTCCCAGGGAAACCGACGTCGTGGAAACGGATGAGAGAGTGCTCAGCAAGTCATCCGAGATCAGAGTAAGAAGACCGCAGCACCTTgcgctg GAGCTTGAGAATGCGGTCACGGTGGAAAATCTGGAGCTGCAGGAGCAGCAGTCAGATCGCAAAGAGCTAGAGGAGACGCTGGTCAAATTAGAGAAACACAAAGAGAGACTTGTTCAGCAAATAAAAGCCACCAGACAGCTCTGCTATGAAGAGAGTCAGCAG ATCCTGTCCCTGCAGGCTGAGGAGGTTAAGAGGGAGAGCCAGGTTGAGGAGTACGAGCGAGAGCTTGCCAGAGCCCGATGGAGACTGAGGAAACTCAAAGAGGAGGTGAAACAGGCTAAGAGGAAGATGGAGGAGGCTGGAGAGAGGAACTGTCCTCTCCAGGACTCCATTAGACAGTCCTATGAAGAAATCTTGCAG GAAGAGCACACACTTTGTTCTGTGTCAGGTGGTGCCGTCACTCCAGAGAGCCAATTAGATGGCTCAACATCTCCTGCAGACACCACTGAAGATGAACCGCTGCCAATGAGACCTTGGGGGAGGAGCCAGTCGCTGCCCGCGTATGCTGACCTCATAATG GTAGCCAACAGCGCACCCTTCTGTAATAATTTGGCAGATACCAGAGAAGAGGTCGATGACAGTAGCAGCAGCTCACCAAAG ATGGACAGATCGAACCTGGAAGATGATCCAGAGGAGGGTGACGTCAGTGAAGAACAAGGGGGAGTAAAGGAACAGTCCATTCTAAACAAACTGGACTTCTATCAAGCTGACCCTTTTGCACATTGCCACATAGGAC ATGACCTATTTGATGAAGACCTATTTCCAAAAACAGATTCATCAG ATGGATTTACATCAGATCCTTTCAAAGGCAGCGACCCATTTGCAGCGGACATTTTGTTTCCAGAGGCAAACGCTGGTTGCGATGAAGGGCCAGTCATTATCTGCGATGAGGCCGACACGAGTCTATCCTGTGCTGAAAATAAAGCTTCAACGGGGACGCAGTGTTTTGAGTCGGAGTTTCCGGATGAAGATAGCGACATTGAGATCAGCTATAGTCAAGAGGATCTTGAAACTATCCCTGGGGCAGATGATGACCATGGATTTAAGCCAATCCAGAGTTCTTCTGAGGAGCTGGGCCCACAGCCCATTCGAGGCTGGCGTTCGCAGGGTCAGTATTCCGTAGAATCGGATCCCAATGGCTATGAACTGGACCTTGGCGCAGTCTCCCCACCCTCAGACATAGAAGAGCACAGTCTTGGATCTCTAGCTGGAGAATTTACCAAGGAGGCCACGGCAAAGGCGGAGGAAG CTAACACTGTCCCTGAGCTTGGCGATCAAGCATTGTTGGTGCCGGACAGAACAGGCAGGAAAGACAACGCTCAGTCTCTTGATGATGATCCGGGAGACGTAACAGATTGGATGAGCAACATCAAAGAGGAACCGGGAAACCCTTCTACTCCTCAAAACTCTGAAGACTCTCATAAACTTCACACTGAGTCACAACAGACCAACCTGAACTTTGACTGTGAATTAACAG ACCCTGATGAAGCTGAGCTGAGCCCGGTACCCAGTGATCAAGATCTGGCTTTTGACCCAGAACACTCGTCTTCTCAACCAGACCCACTGAGCTTTTATTCCTACGCGTACGAAATCCCCTCTTCCCAGATGGTGCAGGACTCGGATCCCTATGGCTTTAAGCTCAGCCTTGAAAAAGAGAATCAGGAGGTCCCAGAACCGTGTTGTGAGGATAACATGGAAAACGTGGCCCTCGGTAGATTTGACAGGAAGGACAAAGAAGAACCCTTTAACTATAGCAATCAAGAAGTACTGCAACTTCTTCCCCATGAAAACCAAGAAGTGCTTGATCCTTGTAGCAACGATAACCAAGAACCGTTGGATGTCTTTCAAAGCAGAAACCAAGAAGAGCTGGAATTATCGCCTGTGGTCAACAATGAAAATGTCAAGTTCGTAAGCGAAGAAAATCAAGAATTCACAAATCTCTGCAGTCCGGAAAACCAAGAAGTGGTTGAACACTATTACTTTGTAAGTGACAAAGAAGTTGAACAGTGTGAAAACGATAACCAAGAAGTGCTGGAATTTTGTAGCCATGGTCATCTAGAACAACTTGATTTATCCTATCCAGAGAATCAGGAAGTGTTGGATTTAGACAGCTATGGCAATCAGGAAGTAGTTGAAAATCGGGAAGTGCTAGTTTTAGATAGTCATGTAACCCAGGGAATACCCAATTCCGGTAACAATAAATTTGAGGAATTACTGGATTTGGATGGCCACAATAACCAGGAAGTGCTGGACTTAGTCAAAGATGAGGTTCACGCTGAAACCAACAACAATCAGCGCATCCTCAAACCAGAGCGGAACATCAGTCCCACCAATAACAGCTCAGACAGTGATGTGGCATCAGAAGAACTGCTCGGATTTGAACCCAGTAATATCAGCGTTGGAGATGCCCTCATGGGCGGCAACATCACATCTACCAACCAGACCAATGATCCTACTCGTCACAACATGCTGGAGGGGGATCTTGGTTCTGTGTTTAGGGCTGGTGGATACATTGGCTGTCCTGATGTAGCTGATGATCTAGAACCAATGTACCATAGACAGAGTAACACTGTAGCAGAGCCAGTGCAGCCAATCAGACCAGTCAGACCTCCCCGGCCTTCACTCAGG gcaAAGGAGAAAGCTGAGTCACCAACTCGGGGAATCGACCTGAAATGA